The Mangifera indica cultivar Alphonso chromosome 19, CATAS_Mindica_2.1, whole genome shotgun sequence nucleotide sequence AAAAAAGAGATGTTGCAGAGATGGAGGAATGCTTTGACTGAAGCAGCCAATATATCTGgctttgattcaaataaaatcagGTTATCTCGaacttatattttttgtgtGGCTATGAGATAATTCTTCTATATAAAAAcctcttttaattttgaatgatgaaatTCAAGTACAACTTTTATAAATCCAACCATACAATTGAACCTGATTTGGTTCTTTTAACAAAATTCCATTtcaattgtttgaaaatagcttaatttatataaatcaaacttCCCCCacattatttatcttaatttatttattaatcaaattattcttaGATTTCACGCTatacctttttattaaaatgctATAGCTTTTTGTTACTTTATGTTGTAcgtaaaatcaattttatatatcaacatGCCATATTGGCAACTTCAgataacaaaactaaattatctGAAGTTGGAAGGACCGTTTTTAATTGATAACCAAATTATTATCAGTTTCACGAAAAAAGTTGTATTTtgataagttttatttaatatatgcaTAAGCTTTCCTTGGAAAGTCCAAACCAAAATTGGGCTCTTGGAATCCGACTTtgtctttatttctttttcattaatttattgataaggTTATTGTTGTCTTTACCTTTTTGTTTCTAATGTAGGCCTGAATCGAAACTTGTTGACACAATTACTGAATGCATTTTGAAGAGTTTGAATGATAAGTCTTATAGCGATAATAAGAACTTGGTTGGAGTAGCAATGAAGATCCACGAAATTAAATCTTTATTGTCTGATCAGTCAAGTAAAGTATGCAAGGTAGGACTTTGGGGTGTGGGTGGCATAGGCAAGACGACTCTTGCTGAAGCAGTCTTCAATGAAATCTCAAGTCAATTTGAAGCTCCGTATTTTGCTCGAAATGTTAGGGAAGAAGCATCAAGTATAACTCAACTCCGTCATTTAAAAAAGGAATTTCTACATGCAATATTAGGAGATAAACACCTTGATATAAAACACACATTCACTAAAGAAAGGCTTGGATGTAAAAGAgttcttattgtttttgatgatgtgacAGATTCAAAACAAATAGAAGAATTCATTGAATGTCCTAAAGTCTTGGGTTTTGGAAGTCAAATCATTATAACCACAAGGGATAAACAATTGCTAACAATTTGTGGATTGGATGATTCTACCATATAGGAGGTCAAAGGATTAGATAGCGTCGAATCTCTTACACTTTTTAAACAACGTGCCTTCAATAAAAACCAACCAATTGATGAAGTTTACTTGAAGCTTTCAGAAAGAGTTATACGTTATACAAGAGGTTTGCCTTTAGCACTTAAAGTTTTGGGTAGCCATCTACTTGGTAAAGAAGAACTTATTTGGAAAAGTACACTGGATGATTTACAAAAATCTCCATGTGGGGGTATCCAAAAGGTGCTTAAGATCAGTTACGATGGATTATCTGATGAAGAGAAGactttatttttagatattacATGTTTCTTTAAAGGATGGGATAAATATCTAGTTGGTACCTTCAGTTCACATTCTAGAATAAGAGATCTTGTTGATAAGGCTCTTATATCTGTTTCATTTACCACAATAGGAATGCATGATTTGATTCAAGAGATGGGTTGGGAAATTGTCTGACAAGAGTCAATCAATAAACTTGGCCAGCGCAATCGATTGTGGTATCATGATGATGTATATcatgtattgaaaaaaaatctagtaAATATACATGACATTaactttcaatttatatgttgcTAACAATTTGTGGATTGGATGATTCTACCATATATGAGGTCAAAGGATTAGATAGCGTCGAATCTCTTACACTTTTTAAACAACATGCCTTCAATAAAAACCAACCAATTGATGAAGTTTACTTGAAGCTTTCAGAAAGAGTTATACGTTATACAAGAGGTTTGCCTTTAGCACTTAAAGTTTTGGGTAGCCATCTACTTGGTAAAGAAGAACTTATTTGGAAAAGTACACTGGATGATTTACAAAAATCTCCGTGTGGGGGTATCCAAAAGGTGCTTAAGATCAGTTACAATGGATTATCTGATGAAGAGAAGactttatttttagatattacATGTTTCTTTAAAGGATGGGATAAATATCTAGTTGGTACCTTCAGTTCACATTCTAGAATAAGAGATCTTGTTGATAAGGCTCTTATATCTGTTTCATTTACCACAATAGGAATGCATGATTTGATTCAAGAGATGGGTTGGGAAATTGTCTGACAAGAGTCAATCAATAAACTTGGCCAGCGCAATCGATTGTGGTATCATGATGATGTATATcatgtattgaaaaaaaatctgGTAAATATACATGACATTaactttcaatttatatgttattgtatatgggatatattgaaatatttgaacTAGGAGtgtatctttttcatttttccctaTAAAATAGTTAATGAAGAAATGGGTTTCGGGTTTAGAGGTATATCATGTTATTGTGCTCTTAActtgtcattttattttgattgtagGGAACTGATGAAATAAGAGGCATGCTCTTTAATATGGTTGAAATGACGGAGATAGACCTAAAGTCTCATGCTTTCTCAAAGATGACTAATTTAAGAGTCCTGGTTGTAAAGCACATATCTTCGAGAGACGACAATAAGATTCATGGTTTTGACagcattgaatttgatttctcaGAGTTAGAATGCCTCTGTTGGAATTATTACCCCTTCAAATCATTGCCTTCGAAATTTGATCCTGAAAACCTTGTTGTACTTAAGATGCAAAACAATAATCTTAAACGACTATGGACGGGCAGCAAGGTATTTGttgatttcatttgaaaattctctttcataaattttaaatattagatttttttaattgtgttgGTCATTTCTTTTTCCTGTTACAGAATCTTGCTCATTTAAAATACATTGACCTAAGTTACTCAGAACATCTACTTGAAGTCCCAAACCTTACAAAGGCTCCACATCTAGAGCGGTTGATTTTAGAAGACTGTACAAGTTTGGTTGAGATCACTCCTCCATCTCGAAATCTCAATAAACTTGTTGAGTTGAAtctaagaaattgcaaaagccTTATCCGTCTTCCAATTCGCATTCAATCAGAGTCTTTAAGAGATGTTATTCTCTCTGGCTGCTTTAATCTCATCACTGCTCCAAGGATATCATGTAAAATGGAAAGATTGTGTTTGGATGGAACTGCAATTAGAAACTTATCGTCTTCCATAGAAAGTCCTTCCATTCTAGTTGAACTGAATCTTAAGGACTGCTTAaaccttgaaagtcttccaagtagcgtttgtaatttgacatctcttcgacGGCTTGATCTCTCTAGTTTGTCAAATCTAAAAATGGTTCCAGAGTTCCCACCTAAGATCctagagttgtatttagatggaactgcaataaaagaattgtcttcatcgattgagaaagtatcatctctgataagattaagtcttagaaattgttcaagccttgaaagtcttccaaacACCATTTGTAAGTTGAATTCtctgaaatatatttgtatcTCGGGTTGTTCAAAACTTGAAAGATTGCCTGATGACTTAGGAAAGTTAGAGAGCTTGGAAGGAATCGAAGCTAGTGGAATTACTGTTAAAGTGCTGCCTTCAGTTATGGCTACTCTATCAGCTTTGCGATTTTTAAGGAGATTAGAGTTGAATTACTGCAGCATTACAGAGTTACCCAATAATATTGACAATCTGTCCTTACTCGTAGATCTAGAATTGGAAGGAAACAATTTTGAGATCATCCCAACAAACATCATGAACCTTTCGAAGTTACAAAGCCTTAACATAAGGTTTTGTGATAGGCTTCGATCCTTACCAAAGCTTCCACGCAGCATAAAAAAACTTCTGGCAGATGGTTGCAAATTG carries:
- the LOC123203446 gene encoding disease resistance protein RPV1-like, with product MASSSSQVKYDVFLSFRGEDTRDNFTSHLKDALCGRKIVTFIDDQLVRGDEISPSLLNAISGSKISIIIFSKGYASSTWCLQELVEILNCKRMYGRIVIPVFYHVDPSDVRKQTGTYGDAFGQHEVRYMEKKEMLQRWRNALTEAANISGFDSNKIRPESKLVDTITECILKSLNDKSYSDNKNLVGVAMKIHEIKSLLSDQSSKVCKVGLWGVGGIGKTTLAEAVFNEISSQFEAPYFARNVREEASSITQLRHLKKEFLHAILGDKHLDIKHTFTKERLGCKRVLIVFDDVTDSKQIEEFIECPKVLGFGSQIIITTRDKQLLTIFYLKLSERVIRYTRGLPLALKVLGSHLLGKEELIWKSTLDDLQKSPCGGIQKVLKISYDGLSDEEKTLFLDITCFFKGWDKYLVGTFSSHSRIRDLVDKALISVSFTTIGMHDLIQEMGWEIGTDEIRGMLFNMVEMTEIDLKSHAFSKMTNLRVLVVKHISSRDDNKIHGFDSIEFDFSELECLCWNYYPFKSLPSKFDPENLVVLKMQNNNLKRLWTGSKNLAHLKYIDLSYSEHLLEVPNLTKAPHLERLILEDCTSLVEITPPSRNLNKLVELNLRNCKSLIRLPIRIQSESLRDVILSGCFNLITAPRISCKMERLCLDGTAIRNLSSSIESPSILVELNLKDCLNLESLPSSVCNLTSLRRLDLSSLSNLKMVPEFPPKILELYLDGTAIKELSSSIEKVSSLIRLSLRNCSSLESLPNTICKLNSLKYICISGCSKLERLPDDLGKLESLEGIEASGITVKVLPSVMATLSALRFLRRLELNYCSITELPNNIDNLSLLVDLELEGNNFEIIPTNIMNLSKLQSLNIRFCDRLRSLPKLPRSIKKLLADGCKLLKELSVLTNLITPGPDRRTLNLFNCVSLDWDAIRNILIGSILNTFSSKIYRFAYMVSPKRKSEFCYPQSFVVNLEAGICYLGGDIPEWFNIQSSGSVIPFLQFGISYPAGSDIPERLNIRSSGSFRLKREVEICYPGSDIPEWFNIQSSGSVIKLPQGSFNEKVLGLAFCFIVEVEDNCDECNFFGVSSSLRQTGPYSDGGGSGEQTYLLTKCVKSDHVLVIYDRIIWEIFHREDFKFACDKEAIFSFYPSSSFRFTEKNWIKNIKKCGVRLLFTDELEETMKRPECSIYDDERGFKSSNFYKGKSSSRQLGPSIVSQPLPDCMTEKGELERLPREVLKHRYTDNGELEVFVAWKNLSEFENSWEQYTAFKQAFPQFHLEDKVPLDGKGNVRSRIYVSRKRKRAQMKGTPGNLKLKMVAELN